One window of the Pseudomonas lurida genome contains the following:
- a CDS encoding 3-oxoacyl-ACP reductase, translated as MSDRYIDFANSSLGHRLVAAIGLPSPVRLERWQAGRLRPVEGALLLGGGALATQVQAFANRLTDAIYTYGAETSTWIPGHGPKLKAVVFDASDLQHTDQLKQLREFFQPLLKNLDNSAHLVILGRAPESLSDPFAASAQRALEGFSRSLAKELRNGGVLQLLYVGEGAEAQLEGALRFFLSPKSAYISGQVIRLEACATPVEDWTRPLAGCKALVTGAARGIGASIAETLARDGAEVILLDVPQAKADLEALAARLGARTVTLDICAEDAASQLIEHLPDGLDILVHNAGITRDKTLANMTPEYWDAVLAVNLNAPQVLTKALLDSGSLHDNARVVLLASISGIAGNRGQTNYAASKAGLIGLAQAWAPLLKERGITINAVAPGFIETQMTAHIPFALREAGRRMSSLGQGGLPQDVAEAVAWLGQPGSGAVSGQALRVCGQSLLGA; from the coding sequence ATGTCTGACCGTTATATCGACTTCGCCAACTCAAGCCTCGGCCATCGCCTGGTCGCCGCCATTGGCCTGCCGTCACCGGTACGCCTGGAACGCTGGCAAGCCGGGCGCCTGCGTCCGGTGGAAGGTGCGTTGCTGCTGGGCGGCGGTGCGCTGGCAACTCAGGTACAGGCGTTTGCCAACCGGCTCACCGACGCCATCTACACCTACGGCGCCGAGACGTCGACCTGGATTCCCGGCCACGGCCCCAAACTCAAGGCGGTGGTGTTCGACGCCAGCGATTTGCAACACACGGATCAACTCAAGCAGCTGCGCGAATTCTTCCAGCCATTACTGAAAAACCTGGATAACAGCGCGCACCTGGTAATCCTCGGGCGGGCGCCAGAAAGCCTCAGCGATCCTTTCGCCGCCAGCGCCCAGCGCGCCCTGGAGGGTTTCAGCCGCTCGCTGGCCAAAGAGCTGCGCAATGGCGGCGTGCTGCAACTGCTCTACGTCGGCGAGGGTGCCGAAGCTCAGTTAGAGGGGGCCCTGCGCTTCTTCCTGTCACCAAAGAGCGCGTATATCTCCGGCCAGGTGATTCGCCTGGAAGCCTGCGCCACGCCGGTCGAAGACTGGACCCGGCCCCTCGCCGGATGCAAGGCACTGGTTACCGGCGCCGCCCGAGGCATTGGTGCATCCATCGCCGAAACCCTGGCCCGCGATGGCGCCGAGGTGATCCTGCTCGACGTGCCCCAGGCCAAGGCCGACCTCGAAGCCCTGGCGGCGCGCCTGGGAGCACGCACCGTCACACTGGATATCTGCGCTGAGGACGCCGCCAGCCAATTGATCGAGCACCTGCCCGATGGCCTCGACATCCTGGTGCACAACGCCGGTATCACCCGTGACAAGACCCTGGCAAACATGACCCCTGAATACTGGGACGCGGTGCTGGCGGTCAACCTCAATGCGCCCCAAGTCCTAACCAAGGCGCTGCTCGACAGCGGTTCTTTGCACGACAACGCGCGCGTGGTGTTGCTGGCGTCCATCAGCGGCATCGCCGGTAACCGTGGGCAAACCAACTATGCGGCGAGCAAGGCGGGGTTGATCGGCCTGGCACAGGCCTGGGCGCCGCTGCTCAAGGAGCGCGGCATCACCATCAACGCCGTGGCGCCGGGTTTTATCGAAACCCAAATGACCGCGCATATTCCGTTCGCCTTGCGTGAAGCCGGGCGACGCATGAGTTCACTGGGCCAGGGCGGCCTGCCACAGGACGTCGCCGAAGCGGTGGCGTGGCTGGGTCAACCGGGTTCCGGTGCGGTCAGCGGGCAAGCGCTGCGCGTGTGTGGGCAAAGTCTCCTGGGAGCATAG
- a CDS encoding acetyl-CoA C-acetyltransferase, whose amino-acid sequence MTQLRRVAIIGGNRIPFARSNGPYATASNQAMLTAALEGLIERYNLHGLRIGEVAAGAVLKHSRDFNLTRECVLGSRLSPQTPAYDIQQACGTGLEAALLVANKIALGQIECGIAGGVDTTSDAPIGVNEGLRKILLQANRSKSMADKLKVLLQVRPHHLKPELPRNGEPRTGLSMGQHCELMAQTWQIPRAEQDQLALESHQKMAAAYAEGWHNDLLTPFLGLTRDNNLRPDLTLEKLAALKPAFERSEKGTLTAGNSTPLTDGASLVLLGSEEWAEARGLPILAYLRDGEAAAVDFVNGAEGLLMAPVYAVPRLLARNGLTLQDFDYYEIHEAFAAQVLCTLKAWEDADYCKTHLGLDAPLGSIDRSRLNVKGSSLAAGHPFAATGGRIVANLAKLLDAAGKGRGLISICAAGGQGVTAIIER is encoded by the coding sequence ATGACTCAATTGCGCCGTGTAGCGATCATTGGCGGTAACCGCATTCCATTCGCCCGCTCCAATGGCCCCTATGCCACGGCGAGCAACCAGGCGATGCTGACCGCCGCCCTGGAAGGCCTGATCGAACGCTACAACCTGCACGGCCTGCGCATCGGCGAAGTGGCTGCCGGTGCGGTGCTCAAGCATTCCCGCGACTTCAACCTCACCCGCGAATGCGTGCTGGGCTCGCGCTTGTCCCCGCAAACCCCCGCCTATGACATTCAGCAGGCGTGTGGCACCGGCCTGGAAGCGGCGTTGCTGGTGGCTAACAAAATCGCCCTGGGGCAGATCGAATGCGGGATTGCTGGCGGGGTGGACACCACGTCCGATGCACCTATCGGCGTGAATGAAGGCCTGCGCAAGATCTTGTTGCAAGCCAACCGCAGCAAGTCCATGGCGGATAAATTAAAAGTCTTGTTACAAGTTCGTCCCCATCACCTCAAGCCGGAACTGCCGCGCAACGGCGAACCACGGACGGGTTTATCCATGGGCCAGCACTGCGAATTAATGGCGCAGACCTGGCAGATCCCCCGCGCGGAGCAGGACCAGCTGGCCCTGGAAAGCCACCAGAAAATGGCCGCTGCCTACGCCGAAGGCTGGCACAACGATTTGCTCACGCCGTTCCTGGGCCTGACCCGCGACAACAACCTGCGCCCGGACCTCACCCTGGAAAAACTCGCTGCGCTCAAGCCCGCCTTCGAGCGCAGCGAAAAGGGCACGCTCACCGCCGGCAACTCCACGCCCCTCACGGATGGCGCGTCGCTGGTGCTGCTGGGCAGTGAGGAATGGGCCGAGGCGCGTGGCTTGCCGATCCTCGCGTATTTGCGCGATGGCGAGGCGGCGGCGGTGGACTTCGTCAATGGCGCCGAAGGCCTGCTGATGGCGCCGGTCTACGCGGTGCCGCGGTTGCTGGCCAGGAATGGTCTGACGCTGCAGGACTTCGATTACTACGAGATCCACGAAGCGTTCGCTGCCCAGGTTTTGTGCACGCTCAAGGCGTGGGAGGATGCGGACTACTGCAAGACGCACCTTGGGCTGGATGCACCGTTGGGGTCGATCGACCGTAGCCGGCTCAATGTGAAGGGCAGCTCCCTGGCCGCCGGGCACCCGTTCGCCGCCACAGGGGGGCGTATCGTCGCCAATCTGGCCAAGTTGCTGGATGCGGCGGGCAAGGGCCGTGGTCTGATTTCGATCTGTGCCGCAGGCGGCCAGGGTGTTACGGCGATCATTGAACGATGA
- a CDS encoding PA4780 family RIO1-like protein kinase, producing MKTPKRIEPLIEDGLVDEVLRPLMSGKEAAVYVVRCGNELRCAKVYKEANKRSFRQASEYQEGRKVRNSRQARAMAKGSKFGKKETEDAWQNAEVAALFRLAGAGVRVPQPFDFLEGVLLMELVADEYGDAAPRLNDVVLEPDQAREYHAFLISQIVLMLCTGLVHGDLSEFNVLLTPTGPVIIDLPQAVDAAGNNHAFSMLERDVGNMASYFGRFAPELKKTKYAKEMWALYEAGTLHPASVLTGEFDEPEELADVGGVIREIEAARLDDERRQAIRAADDAPPSKVPDEPPPPPWMQ from the coding sequence ATGAAGACTCCTAAACGCATTGAACCCCTGATCGAAGACGGTCTGGTCGACGAAGTGCTGCGCCCACTCATGAGTGGTAAAGAAGCAGCTGTTTATGTGGTGCGCTGCGGCAACGAATTGCGTTGCGCCAAGGTTTACAAGGAGGCGAACAAACGAAGTTTTCGTCAAGCGTCCGAATACCAGGAAGGCCGTAAGGTCCGTAACAGCCGGCAGGCCCGGGCCATGGCCAAAGGCTCCAAGTTCGGCAAGAAAGAAACCGAGGATGCCTGGCAGAACGCCGAAGTGGCGGCGTTGTTCCGCCTGGCGGGTGCCGGCGTTCGTGTGCCTCAGCCGTTCGACTTCCTTGAAGGCGTGCTGCTGATGGAGCTGGTGGCCGACGAGTACGGCGATGCGGCGCCGCGTCTGAACGACGTGGTGCTGGAGCCGGACCAGGCGCGTGAGTACCACGCCTTCCTGATTTCCCAGATCGTGCTGATGCTGTGTACCGGCCTGGTGCACGGTGACCTGTCCGAGTTCAACGTGCTGCTCACGCCAACGGGCCCGGTGATCATCGACCTGCCCCAGGCGGTGGATGCGGCGGGTAATAACCACGCGTTCAGCATGCTCGAACGGGATGTGGGCAACATGGCTTCCTATTTCGGGCGCTTTGCCCCGGAGTTGAAGAAGACCAAGTACGCCAAGGAAATGTGGGCCCTGTACGAAGCCGGCACCTTGCACCCGGCCAGCGTGTTGACCGGTGAGTTCGACGAGCCGGAAGAGCTGGCGGATGTGGGCGGTGTGATCCGTGAGATCGAAGCGGCGCGGCTGGATGACGAGCGTCGCCAGGCGATTCGGGCGGCGGACGACGCGCCACCGAGCAAGGTGCCGGACGAGCCACCGCCGCCGCCTTGGATGCAATAA
- the cueR gene encoding Cu(I)-responsive transcriptional regulator, which yields MNIGQAARQSGLSAKMIRYYESIGLLKAAHRTDSGYRVYGSDDLHTLAFIKRSRDLGFSLEEVGKLLTLWQDRQRASADVKALARQHIDALNQKILELGQLRDTLQDLVEHCQGDHRPDCPILKELASGHCCT from the coding sequence ATGAACATCGGCCAAGCCGCACGCCAGAGCGGGCTCAGCGCCAAGATGATTCGCTACTACGAATCCATCGGCCTGCTCAAAGCCGCCCACCGTACCGACAGCGGCTACCGCGTGTATGGCAGCGACGACTTGCACACCCTGGCGTTCATCAAACGCTCGCGGGACCTGGGGTTTTCATTGGAGGAAGTCGGCAAGCTGCTGACCCTGTGGCAGGATCGACAACGGGCCAGCGCCGACGTGAAAGCGTTGGCACGCCAGCATATCGATGCGCTCAACCAGAAGATTCTGGAGCTGGGGCAACTGCGCGATACGTTGCAGGACCTGGTGGAGCACTGCCAGGGCGATCATCGGCCGGACTGTCCGATACTCAAGGAATTGGCGTCCGGTCACTGTTGCACCTGA
- a CDS encoding heavy metal translocating P-type ATPase, which produces MNGSTTFDLPISGMTCASCAGRVERALGKVPGVQSVSVNLANERAHVEVLGQMDPGALIAAVDKAGYTATLPQSETTTEANQAQRLHRERWALLLAILLALPLVLPMLVAPFGLHWMLPAWAQFALATPVQFIFGARFYIAAWKAVRAGAGNMDLLVAIGTSAGYGLSIYEWLTAHPGMAPHLYFEASAVVIALVLLGKYLESRAKRQTASAIRALEALRPERAIRVIAGREENVAINALKLGDLVMVKPGERFPVDGEVVDGQSHADEALISGESLPVPKQPGDKVTGGAINGEGRLLVRTLALGAESVLARIIRLVEDAQAAKAPIQKLVDKVSQVFVPAVLLLTLITLVGWWLYGASVETAIINAVAVLVIACPCALGLATPTAIMAGTGVAARHGILIKDAEALERAHEVCAVVFDKTGTLTSGTPKIAHLAAVDGNEDVLLQQAGALQRGSEHPLAKAVLDTCHEKALAVADVTASQSLAGRGIAGTLNGQPLALGNRRLLEENGLSAGDLADSANAWEAEGRTLSWLIEQGAQPRVLGLFAFGDTLKSGALEAVQQLKAQHITSHLLTGDNRGSARVVAQALGIDDVHAEVLPADKAATVAELKKTGVVAMVGDGINDAPALAAADIGIAMGGGTDVAMHAAGITLMRGDPRLVPAALEISRKTYAKIRQNLFWAFVYNLIGIPLAAFGLLNPVLAGAAMALSSVSVVSNALLLKTWKPKDLEDQRP; this is translated from the coding sequence ATGAATGGATCCACCACCTTTGACCTGCCCATCAGCGGCATGACCTGCGCCAGTTGTGCTGGCCGGGTCGAGCGCGCGCTGGGCAAGGTGCCGGGGGTGCAAAGCGTCAGCGTCAACCTGGCCAACGAGCGCGCCCATGTTGAAGTGCTGGGCCAGATGGACCCCGGCGCGCTGATCGCCGCCGTCGACAAAGCGGGCTACACCGCTACCCTGCCCCAAAGCGAAACCACCACCGAGGCCAACCAGGCCCAGCGCCTGCACCGCGAGCGTTGGGCGCTGCTGCTGGCGATCCTGCTGGCATTGCCGCTGGTGCTGCCGATGCTGGTCGCCCCCTTCGGCCTGCACTGGATGCTGCCCGCCTGGGCTCAATTCGCGCTGGCCACACCGGTGCAGTTCATCTTCGGCGCACGCTTCTACATCGCCGCCTGGAAAGCCGTACGTGCCGGTGCCGGCAATATGGACCTGCTGGTAGCCATCGGCACCAGCGCCGGTTACGGCCTGAGTATCTATGAGTGGCTCACCGCTCACCCAGGCATGGCGCCGCACCTGTACTTCGAAGCCTCGGCGGTGGTGATTGCGCTGGTGCTGCTGGGCAAATACCTGGAGAGCCGCGCCAAGCGCCAGACCGCCAGCGCCATCCGCGCCCTGGAAGCCTTGCGACCTGAACGGGCGATTCGGGTCATTGCAGGCCGTGAAGAAAATGTCGCCATCAATGCGTTGAAGCTGGGTGACCTGGTCATGGTCAAGCCTGGCGAGCGCTTCCCGGTGGACGGTGAGGTGGTGGACGGCCAGAGCCATGCCGACGAAGCCTTGATCAGCGGCGAAAGCCTGCCCGTACCAAAACAACCGGGCGACAAGGTCACCGGCGGCGCCATCAATGGCGAGGGCCGGCTGCTGGTTCGCACCCTGGCCCTCGGCGCAGAAAGTGTATTGGCGCGGATCATCCGCCTGGTGGAAGACGCCCAGGCCGCCAAGGCTCCGATCCAGAAGCTGGTCGACAAAGTCAGCCAGGTCTTCGTGCCGGCCGTGCTGCTACTGACGCTGATCACCCTGGTGGGCTGGTGGCTGTATGGTGCGTCCGTGGAGACCGCAATCATCAATGCCGTCGCCGTGCTGGTGATCGCCTGCCCCTGCGCCTTGGGCCTGGCCACGCCGACTGCGATCATGGCGGGCACGGGCGTTGCCGCGCGCCACGGTATCCTGATCAAGGACGCCGAGGCGCTGGAGCGTGCCCATGAAGTGTGCGCCGTGGTGTTCGACAAGACGGGCACCCTCACCTCCGGCACACCCAAAATTGCCCACCTGGCGGCAGTCGATGGCAACGAAGATGTACTGCTGCAACAAGCCGGCGCGCTGCAACGCGGCAGCGAACACCCATTGGCCAAGGCGGTGCTGGATACATGCCACGAAAAAGCACTGGCCGTAGCCGATGTGACGGCCAGCCAATCCCTGGCCGGGCGCGGCATTGCTGGCACGCTCAATGGGCAACCGCTGGCCCTGGGCAATCGTCGGCTGCTGGAAGAAAACGGCTTGAGCGCGGGCGACCTCGCCGACTCCGCCAACGCCTGGGAAGCCGAGGGTCGCACCTTGTCCTGGCTGATCGAGCAAGGTGCGCAACCGCGTGTGCTGGGGCTGTTCGCCTTTGGCGACACCCTCAAGTCCGGTGCGCTGGAAGCCGTGCAGCAACTCAAGGCCCAGCACATCACCAGCCATTTGCTCACCGGCGATAATCGCGGCAGCGCCCGCGTGGTCGCGCAAGCCCTGGGCATCGACGATGTGCACGCCGAAGTGCTGCCCGCCGACAAAGCCGCCACCGTCGCCGAACTGAAAAAAACCGGTGTGGTGGCCATGGTCGGCGACGGTATCAACGACGCCCCGGCCCTGGCTGCTGCCGATATCGGCATCGCCATGGGCGGCGGTACCGATGTGGCCATGCACGCGGCCGGTATCACCCTGATGCGCGGCGACCCGCGCCTGGTGCCGGCGGCCCTGGAGATCAGCCGCAAAACCTACGCAAAAATCCGTCAGAACCTGTTCTGGGCCTTTGTGTATAACTTGATCGGCATTCCACTCGCGGCATTCGGCTTGCTCAACCCGGTGTTGGCTGGCGCGGCGATGGCCTTGTCCAGCGTCAGCGTGGTCAGCAACGCATTACTGTTGAAGACTTGGAAACCCAAGGACCTGGAGGATCAACGTCCATGA
- a CDS encoding heavy-metal-associated domain-containing protein encodes MQVFSVDGMTCGHCVRAVTQAVQSQDPAASVKVDLAAKEVGVESRLSAEQVIRLITEEGYSAKLA; translated from the coding sequence ATGCAAGTATTCAGTGTTGACGGAATGACCTGCGGCCATTGCGTTCGAGCGGTGACCCAGGCGGTACAGAGCCAGGACCCGGCGGCCAGTGTGAAAGTCGACTTGGCGGCAAAGGAAGTGGGCGTCGAAAGCCGCCTTTCTGCCGAGCAAGTCATCCGCCTGATCACCGAAGAGGGCTACAGCGCCAAGCTTGCCTGA
- a CDS encoding Bcr/CflA family multidrug efflux MFS transporter, translated as MNLRIILILGALSAFAPLAIDFYLPGFPAMAKAFATDEKHIQLTLAVYFGGLAIGQLIYGPLADRFGRRGPLLSGVTLFTLASFACAFAPSLEWLIAARFVQALGGCAGMVISRAVVSDKCDAVGSAKVFSQLMLVTGLAPILAPLAGGLMVGLWGWQSIFLALSIFSVMAAVAVAVGLPETFPAHQPRQPLSGSLRRYAALLSDRVYLGYALTGGISIAGMFAYIAGSPFVFIQLYGVPAEHYGWLFGSNAAGFILVAQVNARLLSKRGPAFLLSRSVWVYLLAALTLLGIAALRTDALWPLLVPLFICIASLGCILPNTSACAMSGQGARAGSASALLGCIQFGVAAGAASLVGILHDGTAMPMAMVISLCGVLAVTIAMSTQRLQRKRALQAQA; from the coding sequence ATGAACCTCCGCATAATCCTGATTCTGGGTGCCTTGAGCGCCTTCGCGCCGCTGGCGATCGATTTTTACCTGCCGGGCTTCCCGGCGATGGCCAAGGCGTTCGCGACCGATGAAAAACACATCCAGTTGACCCTGGCGGTGTATTTCGGTGGCCTGGCCATCGGCCAATTGATCTACGGCCCGTTGGCTGACCGCTTTGGTCGGCGCGGCCCGTTGCTCAGTGGTGTCACGTTGTTCACCTTGGCGTCCTTTGCGTGTGCCTTCGCGCCATCGCTGGAGTGGCTGATCGCTGCGCGCTTTGTGCAGGCCCTGGGTGGGTGCGCGGGCATGGTGATTTCTCGCGCGGTGGTCAGCGACAAATGCGACGCGGTGGGCTCGGCCAAAGTGTTTTCCCAGCTGATGCTGGTCACCGGCCTGGCGCCGATCCTCGCCCCGCTGGCGGGTGGGTTGATGGTGGGGCTGTGGGGCTGGCAGTCGATTTTCCTGGCACTGTCGATATTCAGTGTAATGGCGGCCGTCGCCGTGGCGGTCGGGCTGCCGGAGACCTTCCCGGCTCATCAGCCGCGCCAGCCGTTGTCCGGCTCGCTGCGCCGCTACGCTGCATTGTTGTCAGACCGTGTCTACCTGGGTTACGCGCTGACCGGCGGTATCTCGATTGCCGGGATGTTTGCCTACATCGCCGGATCACCTTTTGTCTTTATCCAACTCTATGGCGTGCCTGCCGAGCATTACGGCTGGCTGTTCGGCTCCAATGCTGCTGGCTTTATTCTGGTCGCGCAGGTCAATGCGCGGTTGCTGTCCAAGCGTGGCCCGGCGTTTCTGCTGTCGCGCAGTGTATGGGTCTACCTGCTGGCAGCGCTGACGCTGCTTGGCATCGCTGCCTTGCGCACCGACGCGCTGTGGCCATTGCTGGTGCCGTTGTTTATCTGCATCGCCAGCCTGGGTTGCATTTTGCCGAACACCTCGGCATGCGCCATGAGCGGGCAGGGGGCACGGGCGGGTAGCGCTTCGGCGTTGCTCGGCTGCATCCAGTTTGGCGTGGCGGCGGGGGCGGCATCGTTGGTGGGGATCTTGCACGACGGCACAGCGATGCCGATGGCAATGGTCATCAGCTTGTGCGGTGTATTGGCGGTGACGATTGCGATGTCGACCCAGCGCCTGCAACGCAAACGGGCCTTGCAGGCGCAGGCCTGA
- a CDS encoding zinc-binding alcohol dehydrogenase family protein, with protein sequence MKAIAYYASLPINDPSALQDIELPAPVAGPRDLLVEVKAISVNPVDTKVRQNVAPENGAAKVLGWDVAGVVKAVGSEVTLFKAGDKVFYAGSLVRPGGNSELHTVDERIVGHMPKSLGFAEAAALPLTAITAWELLFERLHVREGKQDEGQSLLIVGAAGGVGSILTQLASQLTALKVIGTASRPETQEWTKALGADLVIDHSQPLSDALKAAGHPQVTHVASLTQTDHHLDQLVEALQPQGKLALIDDPKALDVSKLKRKSLSLHWEFMYTRSMFETPDMIEQHNLLNRVAELIDAGTLKTTVGEHFGVINAANLRRAHALLESGKAKGKIVLEGF encoded by the coding sequence ATGAAAGCCATTGCCTACTACGCCTCACTGCCGATCAACGATCCAAGCGCCCTGCAAGACATCGAACTACCAGCGCCCGTCGCCGGCCCCCGCGACCTACTGGTGGAAGTCAAAGCCATCTCGGTCAACCCGGTGGACACCAAGGTGCGCCAGAACGTCGCCCCGGAAAACGGCGCCGCCAAAGTGCTGGGCTGGGACGTGGCCGGTGTGGTCAAGGCGGTCGGCAGCGAAGTGACGCTGTTCAAGGCCGGTGACAAGGTGTTCTACGCTGGCTCCCTGGTGCGCCCGGGCGGCAACAGCGAACTGCACACCGTGGATGAGCGCATCGTCGGCCACATGCCCAAGAGCCTGGGCTTTGCCGAAGCCGCCGCGCTGCCGCTGACCGCCATTACCGCCTGGGAACTGCTGTTCGAACGCCTGCACGTGCGTGAGGGCAAGCAGGACGAAGGCCAGAGCCTTTTGATCGTTGGCGCCGCCGGTGGCGTGGGATCGATCCTGACCCAACTGGCCAGCCAGCTCACTGCCTTGAAAGTGATCGGCACGGCGTCGCGCCCGGAAACACAGGAATGGACCAAGGCCCTGGGTGCCGACCTGGTGATCGACCACAGCCAACCGCTGAGCGACGCGTTGAAAGCCGCTGGTCACCCGCAAGTGACCCACGTCGCCAGCCTGACCCAGACCGATCATCACCTGGACCAACTGGTGGAAGCGTTGCAACCACAAGGCAAGCTGGCATTGATCGACGACCCCAAGGCGCTGGACGTCAGCAAGCTCAAGCGCAAGAGCCTGTCGCTGCACTGGGAGTTCATGTACACACGCTCGATGTTCGAGACCCCGGACATGATCGAACAGCACAACCTGCTCAATCGCGTGGCTGAGCTGATCGACGCCGGCACCCTGAAAACCACTGTGGGCGAGCACTTCGGTGTGATCAACGCAGCCAACCTGCGCCGCGCCCATGCACTGCTGGAAAGCGGCAAGGCCAAGGGCAAGATCGTGCTCGAAGGGTTCTGA
- a CDS encoding putative quinol monooxygenase has translation MPTAFNVIATLIAKPGQQATLETLLRGLLEPTRLEAGCEQYDLHQDLQHPETFYMLERWSDDAALADHDQSAHIQSFRAKAADVLEHFELKRLKFLA, from the coding sequence ATGCCCACTGCCTTTAACGTCATCGCCACGCTGATCGCCAAGCCCGGCCAACAGGCCACTCTGGAAACCCTGCTACGCGGCCTGTTGGAACCCACGCGCCTGGAAGCCGGTTGCGAGCAGTACGACCTTCACCAGGACCTGCAACACCCCGAAACCTTCTACATGCTCGAACGCTGGAGCGACGACGCGGCGTTGGCCGACCACGACCAGAGCGCACATATCCAGAGCTTCCGCGCCAAGGCCGCTGATGTGCTCGAACATTTCGAACTCAAGCGCCTGAAATTTCTCGCCTGA
- a CDS encoding LysR family transcriptional regulator: MLRFDDLQLFVRAADLGSLSAAARVMDLSPAVASAALKRIEQQLGTRLLARSTRSLRLTAEGEGFLEYARAALSSLDEGRRLLASGQDHVSGVLQLSAPSDFGRNQLLPWLDEFQHEYPQLTVRLLLGDRIADLFRQPVDIALRYGEPEDSSLIALPVAPDNVRVLCASPRYLARFGEPRHLEQLAQHNCLLYMLGSRVHDHWTFRDGKREVSLTVTGDRFSDDADVVRRWAVAGVGIAYKSWLDVSCDVLAGRLRLILPELRGERTPLNLLCAHRAQLSKPINLLREMLVSRCATLTAQLPERLSTT; this comes from the coding sequence ATGCTGCGTTTTGATGATTTGCAGTTGTTTGTACGTGCGGCGGACCTGGGCAGCCTGTCTGCTGCGGCGCGGGTCATGGACCTGTCGCCGGCCGTGGCCAGTGCGGCGCTCAAGCGTATCGAGCAGCAATTGGGCACGCGCTTGCTGGCACGCTCCACGCGCAGCCTGCGCTTGACCGCCGAAGGTGAAGGCTTCCTGGAATATGCCCGCGCTGCCTTGAGCTCGCTGGATGAAGGGCGACGCTTATTGGCCAGCGGGCAAGACCATGTCAGCGGGGTGCTGCAGCTGTCAGCCCCTTCGGATTTCGGGCGCAACCAACTGCTGCCATGGCTGGACGAGTTCCAGCATGAGTACCCGCAACTTACGGTGCGACTGTTATTGGGCGATCGTATTGCCGACCTGTTCCGCCAACCGGTGGATATCGCCCTGCGTTACGGCGAGCCCGAGGACTCCAGCCTTATCGCGCTCCCCGTTGCGCCGGATAACGTCCGCGTGCTGTGTGCGTCCCCCCGTTACCTTGCGCGTTTTGGTGAGCCTCGGCATCTGGAGCAACTGGCCCAGCACAATTGCCTGCTGTATATGCTCGGCAGTCGGGTCCACGACCACTGGACCTTCCGCGACGGCAAGCGCGAAGTCAGCCTGACCGTCACCGGTGACCGCTTCAGTGACGATGCCGATGTGGTCCGTCGCTGGGCAGTGGCGGGTGTGGGGATTGCCTACAAGTCGTGGCTCGATGTCAGCTGCGACGTGCTGGCCGGGCGCTTGCGTCTAATACTGCCGGAGCTGCGTGGCGAGCGTACGCCGCTCAATTTGTTGTGTGCCCATCGTGCACAACTGAGCAAACCCATCAACTTGTTGCGGGAAATGCTCGTGTCCCGCTGTGCGACGTTGACTGCCCAGCTGCCGGAGCGATTGAGCACGACGTAA
- a CDS encoding ArsR/SmtB family transcription factor produces MEAALCISQIASLLADPKRTAMLWALMDGSAKSPVELATLAGLSPTSANAHLARLAAGGLLRVEARRGKRLFRVAAPDVSAAIDAMAKTTVACATRNAPNTLPPPLVAPPSLRHARLCHGHLGGELGAQLYQHLLEAGWIERYEQRTDVTLKGAQRLAGLGIFTQALASPLVCNCFDWSQEQPHLGGALGAGLLQLFLQSNWISVINDSQALQVKAPGQLEITRLGMPVRPGAGA; encoded by the coding sequence ATGGAAGCAGCACTGTGCATCAGTCAAATCGCCAGCTTGCTCGCCGATCCCAAACGTACTGCGATGCTGTGGGCGTTGATGGATGGCTCGGCCAAGTCGCCGGTGGAGTTGGCGACACTCGCCGGGTTGTCGCCGACATCCGCCAACGCGCACCTCGCGCGACTGGCCGCAGGGGGGTTGCTGCGCGTGGAGGCCCGGCGTGGCAAGCGTTTGTTTCGTGTGGCGGCGCCTGATGTCAGCGCGGCGATCGATGCCATGGCCAAGACCACCGTGGCCTGCGCCACACGCAATGCACCGAATACGTTGCCGCCCCCCTTGGTTGCACCGCCGTCGTTGCGCCATGCCCGATTGTGCCATGGGCACCTAGGCGGCGAGCTGGGCGCGCAGCTGTATCAACACTTGCTCGAGGCGGGTTGGATCGAGCGCTATGAACAGCGTACCGATGTCACACTCAAGGGCGCGCAGCGCCTGGCGGGCTTGGGTATTTTCACTCAGGCGCTGGCGTCGCCGTTGGTGTGCAACTGCTTCGACTGGAGCCAGGAGCAACCTCACTTGGGCGGTGCTTTAGGGGCAGGGTTGTTGCAACTGTTTTTGCAGTCGAACTGGATCAGTGTGATCAATGATTCCCAGGCGTTGCAGGTCAAAGCCCCCGGGCAGCTGGAAATCACCCGACTGGGCATGCCGGTGAGACCGGGGGCGGGTGCGTGA